TCTTAAGCTTAATCAGTAGCGGGATGAGGATGAAGACGGCTAAAACCTGCTTTACAAGTGTGGCAAGGGTCAGGTAAACAGTGCTCCTGAGGAAATTCTTCCGGGTTAGCTCGACATATCCGAGCAGGAGGAATAGGGCTGCTATAAGGTCGAACTGGTAGCCGCTGATTATAATGTATCCCGCAATATTTACCAGCCAAAGCATGCCAGCCTTTCTCCCATACTGTTTTCTAAGGATAAAGTATATCGCGTTGAAGGATAGAATCAAGGGGAGTTTATCTATTAACCTTATTGCTTCAATGTTCCCGGTTAAACTCACAGCCACGTGGTGCGCGGAGACGAAAATAAGGACGGGTAAAGGCGGGTACGCGATTTTATCGTAAACAGATGAAGCATAGACGTATAGAAGCCTCCCAGAGGAAAAGTATGTGTACCATTCGAGAAAGTATCTCACATCGTAGTAATTCCAGCTGGAAATAGCCAGTAATACGCATATGACATTAGCAACCACTATTTCAACATGGTTTTTCAAAAACCCTGCCAGTCTATGACCCATCTCTACTCGTAACACCGTTTAATCTATAAAAACACAATGATATATTAACCTTCCCAGAGTGGTGTCGTGTTTGAACAGGGATGTGGTGTTTTTAAAAGCAGGAGGTAGTTTCATAACGTTCAAGGACAAGCCTGTATCCGTTAACTATGAAGCACTTAAAGCTTTAGCTGAAGCACTAAGGGCTACCCATAAAGAAGTAAGCATAGTCTTAGGCAACGGGGGAGGTAGTTTCGCACACCACGCAGTGTTGAAGCATGGATTAGAGAATCCTGTAAAGTTAATGGTTAAGTGCCAGCAGGCTACGAGGCTTTTGAACAGGCTGATAGTGGACTACTTATTGCTCAACGATATACCGGTTACAAGCCTGCAGACAAGCGCGGTCATAGGCTACGGGAAGGGCTCGCTTAGAGCTTTCACTCCACCATTGGTAAACCTAGTGGGCAACGGGGTTATCCCCGTGCTACACGGGGAGTGCATTCTTACGGAGAACGGATCTGTTGAAATCTTCTCAACCGAAAAAGTTTTCGAAGTCGTGGCCAATATTTTAAAGCCTTCAAGAATTCTTCTCCTAACGGACGTGGAAGGCGTGTACACTTGCGATCCCAAGAAGTGCTCAACTCCTGAACTAATAAAGCGTATCGACAGCAGTAATTTAAACGCCGTGCTGGAGTCACT
This region of Thermosphaera aggregans genomic DNA includes:
- a CDS encoding isopentenyl phosphate kinase, encoding MNRDVVFLKAGGSFITFKDKPVSVNYEALKALAEALRATHKEVSIVLGNGGGSFAHHAVLKHGLENPVKLMVKCQQATRLLNRLIVDYLLLNDIPVTSLQTSAVIGYGKGSLRAFTPPLVNLVGNGVIPVLHGECILTENGSVEIFSTEKVFEVVANILKPSRILLLTDVEGVYTCDPKKCSTPELIKRIDSSNLNAVLESLKSDVSRDATGGMYSKIMSMSELSRKTGAKVIVTSGFNHENVVNAIRGVTPERSTVIEMLEER